In Paenibacillus sp. J23TS9, a single genomic region encodes these proteins:
- a CDS encoding response regulator transcription factor, with product MMANILVVEDEKPISDLITMNLKLVGHQFFKAFNGVEMQTILEQEKVDLILLDVMLPGLDGFELMRRNRHLNVPVIFITAKDSLYDRITGFELGADDYIIKPFEILELLARINVVLRRNAQEHDGFIAEGVDVRLAARKIYKNGQLVELTAREFELLEVLIQNRNIALSRDKLLELAWGYEFEGDTRTVDVHIRQLRKKLGWEERIKTIYKLGYRLESEG from the coding sequence ATGATGGCAAACATATTGGTAGTTGAAGATGAAAAACCGATTAGCGACTTGATTACAATGAATTTAAAGCTTGTGGGGCATCAGTTTTTTAAAGCTTTCAATGGGGTGGAGATGCAGACAATTCTGGAACAGGAGAAGGTTGATCTCATTTTGCTCGACGTTATGCTGCCCGGTTTGGACGGTTTTGAGCTCATGAGACGCAATCGGCATTTAAATGTTCCGGTTATTTTTATTACCGCTAAAGATTCATTATATGACCGCATTACTGGGTTTGAACTCGGCGCGGATGATTATATTATTAAGCCTTTCGAAATTTTAGAGCTGCTTGCGCGCATAAATGTGGTTTTACGTCGGAACGCACAGGAACATGACGGATTTATTGCGGAAGGGGTTGATGTCCGTTTGGCGGCACGGAAGATTTATAAGAACGGACAACTTGTCGAATTAACTGCAAGAGAGTTTGAACTGTTGGAGGTTTTGATTCAGAACAGAAATATCGCGTTGTCCAGGGACAAGCTGTTGGAGCTTGCCTGGGGATATGAATTTGAAGGCGATACCCGCACCGTGGACGTACATATCAGGCAGCTTCGCAAAAAACTAGGGTGGGAAGAACGCATAAAAACGATTTATAAGCTTGGTTACCGTCTAGAATCGGAGGGATGA
- a CDS encoding aldo/keto reductase, protein MEYVKLGNTGLDVSRLCLGCMGFGVADRWIHPWVLDEERSRPIIKNALDRGINFFDTANVYSDGTSEEIVGRALKDYANRDEIVLATKVHFRMHPGPNGAGLSRKAIMSEIDKSLKRLGTDYVDLYQIHRWDYNTPIEETMEALHDVVKAGKARYIGASAMYSWQFLKALHVAEKNGWTRFISMQNHLNLIYREEEREMLPLCREEKIGVIPYSPLASGRLTRDWAETTHRSETDQVQKSKYDATANADRLVVKQVADIAEKRGVPRVQIALAWLLQKNPVTAPIIGATKISHLEDAAAALSIQLTVEEMRSLEAPYVPHPIIGFE, encoded by the coding sequence ATGGAATATGTGAAACTCGGGAATACAGGCTTGGATGTGTCTCGCCTTTGTTTGGGCTGCATGGGTTTTGGCGTGGCAGACCGGTGGATTCACCCATGGGTTCTCGATGAAGAGCGCAGTCGTCCCATTATAAAAAACGCACTTGATAGGGGCATCAATTTTTTTGATACGGCCAATGTGTATTCCGACGGAACCAGCGAAGAAATTGTGGGAAGAGCGTTAAAGGATTATGCCAACCGGGATGAAATCGTCCTTGCGACGAAAGTTCATTTTCGTATGCATCCAGGTCCTAATGGCGCCGGACTTTCCCGTAAAGCCATCATGAGTGAAATCGATAAAAGTCTGAAGAGATTGGGAACAGATTATGTGGATCTGTATCAGATTCACCGGTGGGATTACAATACGCCGATCGAAGAGACGATGGAAGCCCTGCATGATGTGGTAAAGGCAGGTAAAGCAAGATATATAGGCGCTTCTGCCATGTATTCGTGGCAATTCCTGAAAGCACTGCATGTAGCTGAGAAGAATGGCTGGACCCGTTTTATATCTATGCAAAACCATCTAAACCTCATCTATCGTGAAGAGGAGAGGGAAATGCTTCCTCTTTGTAGAGAAGAAAAAATTGGTGTCATTCCATATAGCCCGCTCGCTTCAGGAAGATTAACGCGTGACTGGGCAGAAACAACGCATCGTTCCGAAACCGACCAAGTTCAGAAATCAAAATATGATGCTACAGCGAATGCCGATCGGTTAGTTGTGAAACAGGTAGCGGACATCGCAGAGAAGCGGGGCGTTCCTCGTGTTCAAATCGCACTAGCCTGGCTGCTGCAGAAAAATCCGGTAACAGCTCCCATCATCGGTGCAACAAAAATATCCCATCTTGAAGACGCAGCAGCTGCTCTTTCGATTCAATTGACTGTAGAAGAGATGAGGTCTTTAGAAGCGCCGTATGTTCCTCATCCGATTATAGGATTTGAGTAA
- a CDS encoding endo-1,4-beta-xylanase — translation MSKWIKQVMSILIVAALLIPSGWFTSNVKAETTQLEEPVTVYHETFADGVGTAIQSGGASLTQVSDQVFSGNEDGKALYVSSRTHDYDAADFTFTDLGLENEKTYTINVTGYVDAGVEVPAGAQAYLQTVDKSYGWLAGADFKAGEAFTLSKEFTLDTSKGDTRLRVQSNPAGAPVPFYIGDILITEKIASGDGGGEETPRDPALPFSEINFEDQTNGGFEGRSGTETLTVTNKANHTAEGSYALKVEGRTATWHGPSLRVEKYVDKGSEYKISAWIKLIDPASSQIQISTQVGTGSSANYVALAPKTISTSDDWVQFEGTYRYNRVGGEYLTVYVESSNNANASFFIDDIRFEKTSSGPIEIQKDLTAIKKVYQNDFLIGNAISAEDLEGVRLELLKMHHNVATAGNAMKPDALQPTKDNFTYNAADAMVGKVLSEGMQMHGHVLVWHQQSPTWMNTTQNAQGNTVSLSREEALENLRTHIQTVMEHFGNKVISWDVVNEAMSDNPSNPADLKTSLRQSPWYNAIGPDYVEQAFLAAREVLDNHPDWNIKLYYNDYNEDNQNKAQAIYNMVKTINDQYALTHQGKRLIDGVGMQGHYNVNTNPENVKLSLEKFISLGVEVSISELDIQAGSNYQLTEKLANAQGYLYAQLMNIFKEHAANISRITFWGMDDNTSWRASSNPLLFDKSLQAKPAYYGVIDPDKFMEEHHPESGNANQSTAMYGTPIIDGIIDEVWSQAPAMPMNRYQMAWQGATGAAKALWDEQNLYVLIQVSDAQLDKSSENVWEQDSVEIFKDENNAKTTFYQDDDGQYRINFDNETSFNPASVAEGFKSATKVSGTNYTVEVKIPFKSITPTNQMKIGFDAQVNDAKDGARQSAAAWNDTTGNGYQDPSVFGVLTLSGKPAKPDDNSSGNGNGGNGNNGDSSNSHGSDSVIESSPQTAGNSGSGDGVITIKPGVKISNGRAVSTIFSDSLKKALEQAFPTNGRKQIVIEMTKQKDVRSYEFQLPAQSLKGQETFELVLKTENAVLHIPSNMLSNMSVNAEQVSIRIGTASTDHLDAAARERIGSHPVINLNIVAGDSIIAWNNPNAPITVTIPYTLTADELSHPDHIVVWFIDSKGSVIPVPNGRYNAATGTVVFQTTHFSTFAVAYVSKTFSDLQNVPWAKQAIDAMAARDIIKGTAESSFSPEASITRADFISLLVRTLELKGTVNNEAMFSDVEPSAYYSNELAIANSLGIAAGFEDNTFKPGSNISRQDMMVLTARSLAVVGKQVEDNVSLDAYPDAASISGYAKVSAGALMKYGVVNGMNGKIAPKDLLTRAEAAVILYRIWNL, via the coding sequence ATGAGTAAATGGATCAAACAAGTCATGTCCATCTTAATCGTAGCGGCTTTGCTTATTCCATCAGGCTGGTTCACTTCGAATGTAAAAGCTGAAACAACGCAGCTGGAAGAACCGGTAACAGTTTACCATGAAACATTTGCTGACGGGGTCGGTACAGCCATTCAATCGGGCGGTGCTAGCCTGACGCAGGTCTCCGACCAGGTTTTTTCAGGCAATGAGGATGGAAAAGCTTTATATGTAAGCAGTAGAACTCATGACTATGATGCTGCTGATTTCACTTTCACCGATTTGGGCTTGGAAAACGAGAAAACGTACACAATCAACGTGACCGGTTATGTGGATGCCGGAGTCGAGGTACCCGCTGGAGCACAAGCGTATCTTCAAACGGTTGACAAAAGCTACGGTTGGTTGGCGGGAGCCGATTTTAAAGCCGGGGAAGCATTCACTTTAAGCAAAGAGTTTACTCTGGATACCAGCAAGGGCGATACACGCCTACGTGTTCAATCCAATCCTGCAGGCGCCCCTGTTCCCTTCTACATCGGAGACATCCTCATTACCGAGAAAATAGCTTCCGGTGACGGCGGCGGTGAAGAAACACCTAGAGACCCGGCCTTACCTTTCTCTGAGATCAACTTTGAGGATCAAACGAATGGCGGCTTCGAAGGCAGATCAGGTACTGAAACGTTGACCGTCACCAATAAAGCCAATCATACTGCAGAAGGTTCATACGCTTTAAAAGTAGAAGGAAGAACAGCCACATGGCACGGGCCGTCATTACGTGTGGAGAAATATGTGGACAAAGGCAGCGAGTATAAGATTTCGGCGTGGATCAAACTGATCGATCCCGCAAGCTCCCAGATCCAGATATCTACCCAAGTTGGCACCGGAAGCAGTGCTAATTATGTGGCTCTAGCTCCCAAAACAATCAGTACCAGCGACGATTGGGTTCAGTTTGAGGGAACCTACCGATATAACAGAGTGGGCGGCGAATATTTAACCGTCTATGTGGAAAGTTCAAATAATGCGAACGCCTCCTTTTTTATCGATGATATCAGATTTGAAAAAACAAGCTCGGGCCCAATCGAAATTCAGAAGGATTTGACTGCCATCAAAAAAGTGTATCAAAACGATTTCCTGATCGGAAACGCCATCTCGGCGGAGGATCTGGAGGGAGTTCGGCTTGAGCTTTTGAAAATGCATCACAATGTCGCCACGGCAGGCAACGCCATGAAGCCGGATGCGCTGCAGCCGACGAAAGACAACTTTACTTATAACGCAGCGGATGCCATGGTTGGGAAAGTTCTATCTGAAGGCATGCAGATGCATGGACATGTGCTGGTATGGCACCAGCAGTCTCCCACCTGGATGAATACGACACAGAATGCACAAGGAAACACCGTATCTTTGAGCCGTGAAGAAGCCTTAGAAAACTTGCGAACCCATATTCAAACCGTTATGGAGCACTTCGGCAACAAGGTGATTTCCTGGGATGTCGTCAATGAAGCGATGAGCGATAATCCGTCGAATCCGGCCGATTTGAAAACGTCATTACGCCAATCCCCCTGGTATAATGCCATCGGTCCAGATTATGTAGAGCAAGCGTTCCTGGCCGCAAGAGAAGTGTTAGACAATCATCCCGATTGGAATATCAAGCTTTATTACAATGATTACAACGAAGATAACCAGAATAAAGCCCAGGCCATTTACAACATGGTTAAAACAATCAATGATCAGTACGCTCTGACACACCAAGGCAAACGGCTGATCGACGGTGTTGGCATGCAAGGGCACTATAATGTCAATACAAACCCGGAAAATGTGAAGCTGTCCCTGGAGAAGTTTATTTCCTTAGGCGTGGAAGTCAGCATCAGCGAGCTTGACATTCAGGCTGGAAGCAACTACCAACTCACCGAGAAGCTTGCCAATGCTCAGGGCTATCTGTACGCCCAATTGATGAATATCTTCAAGGAACATGCCGCAAACATCAGCCGCATTACCTTCTGGGGAATGGATGATAACACGAGCTGGAGGGCCTCCTCCAATCCATTGTTGTTTGATAAAAGCCTGCAAGCCAAACCGGCTTACTATGGCGTCATTGATCCGGACAAATTTATGGAAGAACATCATCCGGAGTCGGGAAATGCCAACCAATCCACTGCCATGTATGGTACTCCTATTATTGACGGGATAATCGATGAGGTTTGGAGCCAAGCTCCTGCCATGCCGATGAACCGGTATCAGATGGCATGGCAAGGCGCGACCGGAGCGGCTAAAGCGCTCTGGGATGAACAAAATCTGTATGTATTAATCCAAGTCAGCGATGCTCAGCTCGACAAATCAAGCGAAAATGTTTGGGAACAAGATTCCGTTGAAATCTTTAAGGACGAAAACAACGCGAAAACCACGTTCTATCAAGATGACGATGGACAGTACAGGATAAACTTTGACAACGAGACTTCATTCAATCCTGCCAGCGTCGCAGAAGGTTTCAAATCGGCAACCAAGGTTTCGGGAACAAATTACACGGTTGAAGTGAAGATTCCATTCAAGTCGATTACGCCGACAAATCAGATGAAAATAGGCTTCGACGCTCAGGTTAATGATGCGAAAGACGGTGCCCGCCAAAGCGCTGCCGCATGGAATGATACAACTGGCAATGGCTATCAGGATCCATCCGTTTTCGGCGTACTTACCCTCTCCGGCAAACCCGCAAAGCCGGATGACAACAGCTCCGGCAATGGTAACGGCGGAAACGGAAACAATGGTGACAGTAGCAACAGCCATGGTAGTGACAGCGTTATAGAAAGCAGCCCGCAAACAGCAGGAAACTCTGGGAGCGGGGATGGCGTGATTACGATCAAGCCGGGAGTAAAGATCTCCAATGGTCGTGCGGTCAGCACCATTTTCAGCGACAGCTTGAAAAAGGCGCTGGAGCAAGCCTTTCCAACAAACGGCAGGAAACAAATCGTTATTGAAATGACAAAACAAAAAGATGTACGATCATATGAATTTCAATTGCCGGCTCAAAGTCTGAAAGGTCAGGAAACCTTCGAGCTTGTGTTGAAGACAGAAAACGCGGTCCTTCATATTCCAAGCAACATGCTGTCCAATATGTCAGTAAACGCTGAGCAGGTGTCTATCCGCATTGGCACTGCCTCCACGGACCATTTGGATGCAGCTGCCCGCGAAAGGATCGGCAGCCATCCGGTTATCAATCTGAACATCGTAGCAGGCGACAGCATCATTGCCTGGAATAACCCAAATGCGCCTATAACAGTAACTATCCCTTACACGCTGACAGCGGATGAGCTTAGCCATCCGGACCACATCGTAGTATGGTTCATTGATAGTAAAGGCAGCGTGATCCCTGTTCCGAATGGTCGGTATAATGCGGCAACCGGAACGGTTGTTTTCCAAACGACCCATTTTAGTACTTTTGCAGTAGCCTATGTATCCAAGACGTTTAGCGATCTGCAAAACGTCCCTTGGGCAAAACAAGCCATTGATGCCATGGCAGCCCGCGATATCATCAAAGGAACAGCCGAGAGCAGCTTTTCACCAGAAGCATCCATCACAAGAGCCGACTTTATATCGCTTCTTGTCAGAACCCTTGAATTAAAAGGTACAGTCAATAATGAAGCAATGTTCAGTGATGTCGAACCATCCGCATATTATAGTAACGAACTTGCTATCGCCAATTCACTCGGAATCGCGGCTGGCTTTGAGGACAATACGTTCAAGCCCGGTAGTAATATCTCCCGTCAAGATATGATGGTGCTAACTGCACGCTCGTTAGCGGTTGTCGGTAAACAAGTTGAAGATAACGTAAGTTTAGATGCTTATCCCGATGCGGCGAGCATTTCCGGTTACGCCAAAGTCAGCGCGGGTGCACTGATGAAATACGGAGTTGTAAACGGCATGAATGGCAAAATCGCGCCGAAAGATTTGCTCACCCGTGCAGAAGCGGCAGTGATTCTGTACCGTATCTGGAATCTGTAG
- a CDS encoding nucleotidyltransferase domain-containing protein — MEVQHTINRIVDNLKPINGVRALVLGGSRARGSHNIHSDIDIGIYYDSGIGLDISGIQHVATIIDDASKDNLVTPIDGWGPWINGGGWLSVNQYPVDILYRDLNKVSTVMEQCLSGEITIDYQPGHPHGFINSIYFSEIALCKILWDPSGIIGELKTRTIPYPPEFKKAIIEKFLWEATFALDTGRKGIYKTDVAYIAGCCFRSLSCLNQVLFALNECYWMNEKGAVAIADSFCVAPRQYINKVNAILGLVTNDRNHLEGSLSLLRDLILETESLM, encoded by the coding sequence ATGGAAGTACAACATACGATTAACAGGATTGTTGACAATTTAAAACCAATAAATGGTGTGAGGGCTTTGGTCCTTGGCGGATCAAGAGCCAGAGGAAGTCATAATATCCATTCAGATATTGATATTGGCATATATTACGATTCCGGTATTGGATTAGATATTTCCGGGATTCAACATGTCGCCACAATCATAGATGATGCTAGTAAAGATAACTTAGTTACGCCAATCGATGGCTGGGGACCATGGATTAATGGTGGCGGTTGGCTGAGTGTTAATCAGTATCCTGTCGATATTCTATATCGTGATCTCAATAAAGTTTCAACAGTCATGGAGCAGTGTCTTTCAGGAGAAATTACAATTGACTATCAGCCTGGGCATCCGCACGGATTTATCAACTCGATTTATTTCTCGGAAATAGCATTGTGCAAAATACTATGGGATCCTTCCGGTATTATTGGAGAATTGAAAACTAGAACGATTCCATATCCACCCGAGTTTAAAAAAGCAATCATTGAAAAGTTTCTTTGGGAGGCTACTTTTGCACTTGATACAGGAAGAAAAGGTATTTATAAAACAGATGTAGCGTATATTGCAGGATGCTGTTTCCGATCATTATCCTGCTTGAATCAGGTTTTATTCGCTCTTAACGAATGTTACTGGATGAATGAAAAAGGAGCTGTTGCCATTGCCGATTCATTTTGCGTGGCTCCTAGGCAGTACATCAATAAAGTAAATGCTATACTAGGCTTAGTGACTAATGATCGGAATCATTTGGAAGGGTCTTTAAGTTTGCTGCGTGATCTGATTCTCGAAACAGAGAGCCTTATGTAA
- a CDS encoding N-acetylmuramoyl-L-alanine amidase family protein, whose amino-acid sequence MMKKVILSMFLSLFFLIILPGQSQAAANQSKIILDGQKVILPSDVQVTVINEHVMIPIRVVAENLKFRVDWDQKSHSVKIQQNSNIISLHVDQREAKVAEKPVILDIAPQILNKSVVVPIRFVSEEMGLAVSWDNKDKIVYLTSNNNDSAQTEDSTPHSENNEKVLSLKHINEIKFLNNQLVVSMDGKVTPIISDLKDPHRIVVDLPNTTFGDLSQPLDTGSMGKLDVRGQPNVSEVRYSLFDRDPDQVRIVIELIQASVIHVNHEFIGDQLVIDLNDTSDFESPIQAPSAGEQVRKIVVIDPGHGGSDPGTTSISKKHEKDFNLALSLKVQELLLKEPEIEVLMTRDTDVYPTRTERVQFANKINADVFVSIHGNSVLESPQANGTETHYYQRSSSKELANAIHKRLIKAIGLKDRGVKDSSLQVIRETKMAAVLLEVGFLSNISDEKAMLSNTVQYKAAQAIVDGIKEYLSIR is encoded by the coding sequence ATGATGAAAAAAGTCATTCTTTCAATGTTTTTATCCCTATTCTTTCTTATCATTTTACCAGGCCAAAGCCAGGCGGCAGCTAACCAATCTAAGATCATTTTAGACGGTCAGAAAGTGATTTTGCCTTCTGATGTCCAGGTTACGGTAATTAATGAGCATGTTATGATCCCAATTCGTGTTGTTGCTGAGAATCTGAAGTTTAGAGTGGATTGGGATCAAAAATCTCATTCTGTAAAAATCCAGCAAAATTCAAATATAATTTCTTTACACGTTGACCAAAGAGAAGCGAAGGTAGCAGAGAAGCCCGTCATACTGGATATCGCTCCTCAAATTCTGAATAAAAGTGTAGTCGTTCCTATACGCTTCGTAAGTGAAGAGATGGGACTCGCGGTGAGTTGGGACAATAAGGATAAAATTGTATATCTGACAAGCAACAACAATGATTCTGCGCAAACTGAAGATTCTACTCCCCATTCAGAAAACAATGAAAAAGTATTATCGTTAAAACATATCAACGAGATTAAGTTTTTGAATAACCAACTCGTTGTAAGTATGGATGGAAAAGTTACCCCAATCATATCAGATTTAAAAGACCCTCATCGAATTGTTGTTGATTTACCAAATACAACGTTTGGTGATTTATCTCAACCATTGGATACAGGATCTATGGGTAAATTGGATGTTCGTGGTCAACCCAATGTATCGGAAGTGAGATATTCGTTATTTGATCGTGATCCAGATCAAGTCAGAATCGTGATTGAATTAATACAAGCTAGTGTAATTCACGTTAATCATGAATTTATCGGTGATCAACTGGTTATTGATTTAAACGATACCAGTGATTTCGAATCTCCTATTCAAGCGCCCTCTGCAGGTGAGCAGGTGAGAAAGATTGTAGTGATCGATCCTGGACATGGAGGAAGTGATCCGGGGACGACAAGTATCTCTAAGAAACATGAGAAAGATTTTAATCTTGCTTTATCTCTGAAAGTACAAGAACTCCTGTTGAAGGAGCCTGAAATCGAAGTATTGATGACCCGCGATACCGACGTGTACCCAACCCGAACGGAACGTGTGCAGTTCGCCAATAAAATAAATGCCGACGTATTTGTATCTATACATGGAAACAGTGTTCTCGAGTCTCCTCAAGCCAATGGTACAGAGACTCATTATTATCAGCGAAGCAGCAGTAAAGAGCTGGCTAATGCGATTCACAAGCGATTAATTAAAGCGATCGGGCTGAAAGACCGCGGTGTAAAAGATAGCAGTTTGCAAGTCATCAGAGAAACGAAGATGGCTGCTGTCCTATTAGAAGTTGGATTCCTGAGCAATATCTCCGATGAAAAAGCGATGCTATCCAATACCGTACAATACAAAGCTGCTCAAGCCATTGTCGATGGAATAAAAGAATATTTGAGCATCAGGTAA
- a CDS encoding cell wall metabolism sensor histidine kinase WalK encodes MYSDDSATKDMPVIPNEQADEETAREVIITKELPAPYNHLLLTYRRDIGELYAKQAELNRYFIYINFIASPILIILLYILIRQLTKPLRLLSNTTKNIAEGNYGERVTLKNNDEFGELAQNYNRMAEAVELHVTELSAMAEAKQRIVDNLAHELRTPLTSMQGFAQYLNSANIGEEERMTASGYIWSETLRLKNLVFKLLDLSILSHQPVERTAVSVVDIFESVRRMEHNNLEMAGIKLVLQVEIDSVLGDRDLLASFLINCIENSIHASSEGSEIRLLAYEQNSTAVLEVRDFGRGMSAKQVELAFEPFYRVDNARSREHGGAGLGLSLCRQIAEAHQAMLFLESEEQIGTTIRINLQLHNNNLLTR; translated from the coding sequence GTGTATAGTGACGATTCTGCTACGAAGGACATGCCCGTAATACCAAATGAACAAGCAGATGAAGAAACGGCACGCGAAGTTATCATTACCAAAGAGCTGCCAGCTCCTTACAATCACCTCCTGCTGACATACCGGCGGGATATCGGGGAGTTGTATGCCAAACAAGCCGAATTGAATCGTTATTTTATTTATATCAATTTTATCGCCAGTCCAATTCTTATTATTTTGCTGTATATCCTGATCCGACAGTTAACCAAACCTTTGCGGTTATTATCTAATACGACCAAAAATATCGCAGAAGGAAATTATGGTGAACGGGTAACTTTAAAGAATAACGATGAATTTGGTGAATTGGCGCAAAATTATAACCGTATGGCCGAAGCCGTGGAACTTCATGTAACCGAGCTTTCTGCTATGGCTGAGGCAAAGCAAAGAATTGTCGATAACCTGGCTCACGAATTGAGAACCCCTCTGACAAGTATGCAGGGTTTCGCCCAATATTTGAATTCCGCAAACATCGGTGAAGAAGAACGAATGACGGCCAGCGGTTATATCTGGAGCGAAACATTGCGCTTGAAAAATCTGGTCTTTAAGCTGCTGGATCTCTCCATCCTAAGTCACCAGCCGGTAGAACGTACAGCGGTGTCGGTTGTTGATATATTTGAATCCGTCCGGCGAATGGAACACAATAATTTGGAGATGGCCGGTATTAAACTTGTCCTTCAGGTTGAAATCGACAGCGTATTGGGGGATCGTGATCTACTAGCGTCTTTTCTGATCAATTGCATTGAAAATTCAATTCACGCTTCATCCGAAGGTTCCGAAATCAGACTTCTCGCTTATGAACAGAATTCCACAGCTGTACTGGAGGTGCGCGATTTTGGGAGAGGTATGAGTGCCAAGCAGGTGGAACTAGCGTTTGAGCCATTCTATCGAGTGGACAACGCCCGGTCGAGAGAACATGGGGGAGCAGGACTTGGTTTATCTTTATGCCGTCAAATTGCGGAGGCGCATCAGGCGATGCTGTTTCTCGAATCCGAGGAACAGATCGGCACAACCATTCGAATTAATTTACAACTTCATAACAACAACCTTCTAACTCGATAA
- a CDS encoding DUF421 domain-containing protein, whose protein sequence is MDFSWIWDSFFLIIAAMVLLRIAGRKSIAQMSVVTTVIIISIGTTIVQPIANHSIYKAVGSAAIFIATLFIIEYLQVKFNWFEKIVSGTSKIVVENGHIVQENLRSLRMTVDQLEMKLREKGISNIADVKNATLESNGQLGYELMHHAKPLTIGDLEKLLGLKQGEDPNLLFQEVIQNRNSQSVESKLQ, encoded by the coding sequence TTGGATTTTTCTTGGATTTGGGATTCATTTTTTTTGATTATTGCTGCAATGGTTCTTTTGAGAATTGCCGGGAGAAAATCCATCGCACAAATGAGCGTGGTTACAACGGTTATCATCATTTCGATCGGTACTACCATCGTTCAGCCTATAGCCAATCACAGTATATATAAGGCTGTGGGTTCTGCCGCTATTTTTATTGCGACCTTGTTCATTATTGAGTATTTACAGGTTAAGTTTAACTGGTTTGAAAAGATTGTGTCTGGAACCTCTAAAATCGTCGTGGAGAATGGGCATATTGTTCAGGAAAATTTACGTTCTTTAAGAATGACTGTGGATCAGCTGGAGATGAAACTGCGGGAAAAAGGAATATCCAATATAGCAGACGTTAAGAATGCGACACTGGAATCTAACGGTCAATTGGGTTATGAATTGATGCATCATGCTAAACCACTAACTATTGGGGATTTGGAGAAATTACTTGGACTGAAGCAAGGAGAAGATCCCAATTTGCTCTTTCAAGAAGTGATACAAAATCGAAATTCACAATCTGTTGAATCCAAATTGCAATGA
- a CDS encoding FusB/FusC family EF-G-binding protein, translating into MSTPFIRNHQYNIITKQAEFLQKTLRTVADRRVLETVRYRAATNIIEAFPGLTKDQQRMLEQISTFETAFDFQRYLSALEPYLEPYPPITLKQIQKLFPKNKKLKIPDLGSIDFRYVTYLSWVDIATNKLFIVYPFEGQFIGIEGRITPTHKKGYCLFCNRHQELAFLTVKTKPANALPDHYSSIGQYVCMENQGCNQSITDTAALEKFILSVRK; encoded by the coding sequence ATGAGTACACCATTTATTAGAAACCATCAATATAACATTATTACGAAGCAAGCGGAATTTCTTCAGAAAACGCTGCGAACCGTCGCGGATCGGAGAGTCTTGGAGACGGTAAGATATCGTGCAGCTACGAATATTATTGAAGCATTTCCCGGTCTGACAAAGGATCAGCAGCGAATGCTGGAGCAGATATCGACCTTCGAGACGGCATTTGATTTCCAGAGATATCTTAGCGCATTGGAACCATATCTGGAACCATATCCACCGATTACACTGAAGCAGATTCAGAAGCTATTCCCTAAAAATAAAAAGTTGAAAATACCTGATCTGGGATCCATTGACTTTCGATATGTGACGTATCTGAGCTGGGTAGATATTGCCACGAACAAATTATTCATTGTTTATCCGTTCGAAGGACAGTTTATCGGCATCGAGGGAAGAATTACGCCGACACACAAGAAAGGTTACTGCCTGTTCTGTAATCGTCATCAAGAGCTTGCCTTCCTCACGGTGAAGACTAAGCCTGCGAACGCTTTACCGGATCATTATTCTTCCATTGGACAATATGTTTGTATGGAGAACCAAGGATGTAATCAGAGTATTACGGATACAGCTGCACTGGAGAAGTTCATTCTCTCCGTTCGTAAATAA
- a CDS encoding Rrf2 family transcriptional regulator — protein MKYDQATGYALQAMLYLTTAASGKPVGVQLLAEILGVSQTGKMHMIRIRL, from the coding sequence ATGAAATATGACCAGGCGACCGGCTATGCGCTTCAGGCGATGCTCTATCTGACAACGGCAGCATCTGGTAAGCCAGTTGGTGTGCAACTGCTGGCTGAAATACTGGGCGTTTCCCAGACCGGAAAGATGCATATGATCAGAATCCGGCTATAG